CTTCGAGGATGACATCATCAAGGGCACGACGATCACGATGGACGGTGCGATCATCCACGAGGCCACGAATAAGGCGATGGGACAACCGGCCGCAACGAGCTGAACGACTGACGATCAGCGAGCGTTGGACCTGGGGGTAAGGAGAGGTTGTGCGTCATGAATCGGGGGCTCGGGTATGAGTAACGAGGTCCTCCTCGGGATCTACGTCTTCCTGCTGGCGATCTTCGTCGGCGTTGAGGTAATCGGCAAGGTGCCATCGACCCTGCACACGCCGCTGATGTCGGCGACGAACGCCATCCACGGCATCGTCCTGCTCGGCGCGATGATCGTGCTCGGCTGGGCAGATCAGTGGTGGCTGCAAGTGATTGGCTTTTTCGCGGTGATCCTCGGCGCGGCCAACGTCTTCGGCGGCTTCGTCGTGACTGACCGCATGCTGGAGATGTTCAAGCGCAAGCCGGGCGCTGGATCGGCAGGCCAGAAGCGATGAGCGATCTGTTTACGACCCGCGACGGTCTGGTCGGACTGGCCTATCTCGTCGCTGCGATCTTCTTTATCTTCGGTCTGCGCTACCTGTCGAACGC
This window of the Thermomicrobiales bacterium genome carries:
- a CDS encoding NAD(P) transhydrogenase subunit alpha, whose amino-acid sequence is MSNEVLLGIYVFLLAIFVGVEVIGKVPSTLHTPLMSATNAIHGIVLLGAMIVLGWADQWWLQVIGFFAVILGAANVFGGFVVTDRMLEMFKRKPGAGSAGQKR